A genomic window from Methanovulcanius yangii includes:
- the cooS gene encoding anaerobic carbon-monoxide dehydrogenase catalytic subunit, producing the protein MDEKQKPVLIERKLETCEIDRARMSLMDPKLIEEKVQERTIDEMAQEMLRHTLREGVETVWDRYEMQQPECKYCASGLSCNRCAMGPCRIIPEHNRERGVCGADRDLVVARNLLDTIATGAAAHSDHGRDIVETLLKTGKGTAQGYAITDSAKLRRIAVELGVETEGRSDEDVAVDVGLGLLEEFGTVKNEICFANRAPGQTQAIWEAAGIRPRSVDREIVEAMHRVHMGVGASYVNILLHGLRTALGDGWGGSMMGTECSDVLFGTPTIRTSQVNLGVLKEDYVNVSLHGHNPMLSEMVVRASEDPEIQRLAEKMGAKGVNLVGLCCTGNELLMRKGVPMAGNHFNQELVITTGALEAMIIDYQCIFPSLPRTASCFHTKIVSTSEKSKVVGSYYYDFRPENAYETAKAILKMAVNNFPNRVPEKVIIPGQPVDLMAGFSVEAIEEALGGTFQPLIDAIAAGKIRGAVGIVGCNNPKVKHDYGHVTLARELIKHDILCVETGCAAIASGKAGLLMPDAAFLAGPGLREVCKALGIPPVLHMGSCVDCSRILVLLAELANALGVGIHQLPVAGAAPEWYSQKAVSIGSYFVASGVYTVLGVMPKITGSQNVAELLTGGVEGVVRAAFAVEPDPEEAAKLIIAHIDAKRKELGL; encoded by the coding sequence ATGGACGAGAAACAAAAACCGGTCTTGATCGAACGAAAGCTTGAGACCTGCGAGATTGACCGGGCACGGATGAGTCTTATGGACCCGAAACTCATCGAGGAGAAGGTTCAGGAGCGGACGATTGATGAAATGGCCCAGGAGATGCTTCGTCATACCCTGCGTGAAGGTGTCGAGACGGTATGGGACCGGTATGAGATGCAGCAGCCCGAGTGCAAGTACTGCGCGAGCGGCCTCTCCTGCAATCGTTGTGCGATGGGGCCGTGCCGGATCATCCCCGAGCACAACCGCGAACGGGGGGTCTGCGGTGCGGACAGGGATCTCGTCGTTGCCCGCAATCTGCTCGACACCATCGCAACCGGTGCTGCCGCCCACTCGGATCATGGCCGTGACATCGTCGAGACGCTGTTGAAGACCGGCAAGGGTACGGCCCAGGGATATGCCATCACAGACTCGGCAAAACTCAGGCGTATCGCCGTCGAACTGGGGGTTGAGACTGAGGGCCGCAGCGATGAAGACGTCGCGGTCGATGTTGGCCTGGGCCTCCTCGAGGAGTTCGGAACGGTGAAAAATGAGATCTGCTTTGCAAACCGTGCCCCCGGGCAGACGCAGGCCATCTGGGAGGCTGCCGGCATCCGCCCGCGCAGTGTCGACCGCGAGATCGTCGAGGCGATGCACCGCGTCCACATGGGGGTGGGGGCAAGTTATGTGAACATCCTCCTCCACGGCCTGCGGACGGCCCTCGGCGACGGGTGGGGGGGTTCGATGATGGGAACGGAGTGCTCCGATGTCCTCTTCGGGACGCCAACCATCAGGACCTCGCAGGTGAACCTCGGCGTTCTGAAGGAAGATTATGTGAACGTCTCACTCCATGGCCATAACCCGATGCTCTCGGAGATGGTCGTCCGGGCGTCGGAAGACCCCGAGATTCAAAGGCTCGCGGAGAAGATGGGAGCAAAGGGCGTCAATCTCGTGGGGCTGTGCTGCACCGGCAATGAACTCCTCATGCGAAAGGGCGTCCCGATGGCGGGCAACCACTTCAACCAGGAGCTCGTGATCACCACCGGCGCCCTTGAGGCGATGATCATCGACTACCAGTGCATCTTCCCCTCGCTGCCGCGAACGGCAAGCTGCTTCCACACGAAGATCGTCTCGACGAGCGAGAAGTCGAAGGTGGTCGGCTCCTACTACTATGACTTCAGACCGGAGAATGCCTATGAAACCGCAAAGGCAATCCTGAAAATGGCGGTTAACAACTTCCCGAACAGGGTTCCTGAAAAGGTGATCATCCCCGGCCAACCGGTCGACCTGATGGCCGGCTTTTCGGTAGAGGCCATCGAGGAGGCCCTCGGCGGAACCTTCCAGCCGCTCATCGATGCGATTGCGGCGGGGAAGATACGGGGTGCTGTGGGCATTGTCGGGTGCAACAACCCGAAGGTGAAGCATGACTACGGGCACGTGACCCTCGCAAGGGAGCTGATAAAACACGACATCCTGTGTGTCGAGACCGGATGTGCCGCCATTGCATCCGGCAAGGCGGGACTTCTGATGCCCGACGCCGCGTTTTTGGCCGGACCCGGTCTCCGTGAGGTCTGCAAGGCCCTCGGCATTCCGCCGGTGCTGCACATGGGGTCGTGCGTGGACTGTTCCCGCATTCTCGTCCTTCTTGCGGAGCTTGCTAATGCGCTGGGTGTCGGCATTCATCAATTGCCGGTGGCAGGAGCGGCCCCGGAGTGGTATTCGCAGAAAGCCGTCTCCATCGGGTCGTATTTTGTCGCCTCGGGGGTCTATACCGTGCTCGGCGTGATGCCCAAGATCACCGGCAGCCAGAATGTTGCCGAGCTTCTTACCGGCGGGGTGGAAGGGGTGGTCCGGGCGGCATTTGCCGTGGAACCGGACCCTGAAGAAGCGGCGAAGCTCATCATCGCGCACATCGACGCGAAGAGAAAGGAGCTGGGACTGTAA
- a CDS encoding ATP-binding protein yields the protein MGGNNSGIRKATRYFRTHRAPSPGSGMRIVIAGKGGVGKTTTCAILASIFAGAGMNVLAVDEDPQQNLAFSLGYPPEFASEIVPLAQNAAYIEEKVGVRPGGAWGGVLRLNPQVADVVERFGIAIDDRISLLVMGSVLNAAGGCLCPENALLGSVIRYIRLRRDEVILMDTQAGVEHFGRAMSDGFSQAVVVTEPSFNAYTVAEHSAFLARDLGIRHVHLVINKVRSEADICKIERFSGGGVQFTSVHYLPYNEEIIESEPDVLHIGEMSVENPVVDSLRELYHDICAVAGQT from the coding sequence ATGGGCGGCAACAATTCCGGGATTCGTAAGGCGACGCGGTATTTCCGGACTCACCGGGCACCGTCACCGGGTAGCGGGATGCGTATCGTCATCGCCGGGAAGGGAGGGGTGGGCAAGACGACCACTTGCGCCATTCTTGCCTCCATATTTGCCGGCGCCGGGATGAATGTCCTCGCCGTCGATGAGGATCCCCAGCAGAACCTTGCCTTCTCCCTCGGGTATCCCCCCGAATTCGCATCGGAGATCGTGCCGCTCGCGCAGAATGCCGCATATATCGAGGAGAAGGTAGGGGTCCGGCCGGGCGGCGCCTGGGGCGGCGTCCTCCGGCTCAACCCGCAGGTTGCGGATGTGGTGGAGCGCTTCGGCATTGCCATCGACGATCGCATCAGCCTTCTTGTGATGGGCAGCGTCCTGAATGCCGCCGGAGGATGCCTATGTCCGGAAAACGCCCTTCTCGGAAGCGTCATCCGCTATATCCGCCTCCGGAGAGACGAGGTGATATTAATGGACACACAGGCGGGGGTCGAGCATTTCGGGCGGGCCATGTCGGACGGGTTCTCCCAGGCGGTGGTGGTAACCGAACCCTCATTCAATGCCTATACCGTGGCCGAGCATTCCGCCTTCCTTGCCCGCGACCTTGGCATCCGGCATGTACATCTGGTGATAAACAAGGTCCGTTCAGAGGCGGACATCTGTAAAATCGAGCGTTTCTCCGGGGGTGGCGTACAGTTCACTTCCGTCCACTATCTCCCGTACAATGAAGAGATTATCGAATCAGAACCTGATGTACTCCATATCGGTGAGATGAGTGTGGAAAATCCTGTCGTGGATTCACTGCGGGAACTTTACCATGATATCTGCGCTGTGGCAGGGCAGACATAA
- a CDS encoding ABC transporter permease, with amino-acid sequence MDIVYTLWLRNIKRYLRSKSRIVGSLGMPLFFLLVLGFGLDAVVRIPGAGGTGYLEFIIPGIVAMSVLFTSVFSGIQVIWDKQFGFLKETLVAPVSRLEIMLGQTFGGATTALIQGAIILVLSLALGIRFSGISGFLVAFAFMLLIGICFAAFGIAIASKMEDMHGFQLIMNFVIFPIFGLSGALFPIDSLPEWLRAVTYLDPLTYGVEGIRYGLLGTSSISPLICLAALGGCTVVMIVVGAALFRKASI; translated from the coding sequence ATGGATATTGTCTATACCCTCTGGCTGAGAAACATCAAACGCTACCTCCGGTCGAAGAGCCGGATTGTCGGGAGCCTGGGTATGCCGCTTTTCTTCCTCCTGGTCCTCGGATTTGGGCTTGATGCGGTCGTGCGCATCCCGGGGGCAGGCGGAACGGGATATCTGGAGTTCATCATTCCCGGCATCGTTGCAATGAGCGTGCTCTTCACCTCGGTCTTCTCCGGCATCCAGGTCATCTGGGACAAACAGTTTGGATTTTTAAAAGAGACGCTCGTCGCCCCTGTCTCCCGTCTGGAGATCATGCTGGGGCAGACCTTCGGCGGGGCCACGACCGCCCTGATACAGGGAGCGATCATCCTCGTCCTCTCGCTTGCCCTCGGAATCCGCTTCTCGGGGATCTCCGGATTTTTGGTTGCCTTCGCCTTCATGCTCCTCATAGGCATCTGCTTTGCCGCCTTCGGCATCGCAATCGCCTCGAAGATGGAGGACATGCACGGCTTCCAGCTGATCATGAACTTCGTCATCTTCCCGATCTTCGGGCTTTCGGGGGCGCTCTTCCCCATCGATAGCCTCCCCGAATGGCTGCGGGCGGTAACCTACCTTGACCCCCTCACGTACGGGGTCGAGGGTATCCGCTACGGGCTCCTCGGGACATCGTCCATAAGTCCCCTCATCTGCCTGGCTGCCCTCGGAGGATGCACTGTGGTGATGATCGTTGTCGGGGCCGCCCTCTTCAGGAAGGCCTCAATCTGA
- a CDS encoding ATP-binding cassette domain-containing protein — protein sequence MTAIHVEGLTKEFDGFVAVDGVTFDIREGEIFGLLGPNGAGKTTTISMLATLLEPTAGTALVNGVDIRDDQDGVRRSIGIVFQDQSIDEELTARENMDFHGRLYRIPREVREERITTLLQLVELDDRRDSLVKTFSGGMRRRLEIARGLLHEPKVLFLDEPTLGLDPQTRNHLWRYIKSLNTEKGVTIILTTHYMDEADRLSDRIAIIDHGKIIAMDTPAHLKDQIGGDVITVTSPDAAAIAPLVTADWITQTECHDGHVTIHLRDAEAHIVELIGLFGTHGIEVSSVSIRKPTLEDVFLYYTGKTIREEEVGTAARMRMMHRAGRR from the coding sequence ATGACAGCGATTCATGTTGAAGGACTTACGAAAGAATTCGACGGCTTCGTCGCCGTCGACGGTGTCACATTTGACATCAGGGAAGGGGAGATATTCGGCCTCCTCGGCCCGAACGGGGCAGGCAAGACCACGACCATCTCCATGCTTGCGACGCTTCTCGAACCGACCGCCGGAACGGCGCTTGTAAACGGCGTCGACATACGTGATGACCAGGACGGCGTGAGAAGATCAATCGGGATCGTCTTTCAGGACCAGAGCATCGATGAAGAACTGACAGCCCGGGAGAATATGGACTTTCACGGCAGGCTGTACCGCATCCCCCGTGAGGTACGGGAAGAGCGGATCACAACACTGCTGCAGCTGGTCGAACTCGACGACCGCAGGGACAGCCTTGTCAAGACCTTCTCCGGTGGCATGCGACGTCGGCTTGAGATTGCCCGCGGTCTCCTGCACGAACCGAAGGTCCTCTTCCTCGATGAACCGACCCTCGGCCTCGACCCCCAGACGAGAAATCATCTCTGGCGCTACATCAAATCGCTCAACACGGAGAAGGGAGTCACCATCATTCTCACAACCCACTATATGGATGAAGCAGACCGCCTCTCTGACCGGATCGCCATCATCGACCATGGAAAAATCATCGCAATGGATACCCCGGCCCACCTCAAGGACCAGATCGGCGGGGATGTCATCACCGTCACGTCGCCGGATGCCGCCGCCATCGCACCGCTCGTGACGGCGGACTGGATTACCCAGACAGAATGTCACGATGGTCATGTCACCATCCACCTCAGGGATGCGGAGGCCCATATCGTTGAACTGATTGGTCTTTTCGGGACCCATGGAATCGAAGTCTCGTCGGTTTCAATCCGCAAGCCCACCCTGGAAGATGTCTTCCTGTACTACACCGGCAAGACCATTCGCGAGGAAGAGGTGGGCACCGCTGCCCGCATGCGCATGATGCACAGGGCAGGGAGGCGGTAG
- a CDS encoding PadR family transcriptional regulator: MKGLLSFTSPHGKERGFLALYILHALRGEEKSGYDLLKEIEEKTNGAWVPSKGTLYPILTHLEEEGLIIVVETGPRSKKMCRTTEKGREILRYVREERHRQREKFLLLRDLHMEVFGEDRTNLGEALWQMRDAIDHIPADTTEAAVRMINECTEQLRRLARDDSDSC; the protein is encoded by the coding sequence ATGAAAGGCCTGCTCTCATTTACCTCGCCCCACGGAAAGGAACGGGGCTTTCTCGCCCTGTATATCCTTCACGCCCTCCGGGGAGAAGAGAAATCCGGTTATGATCTCCTGAAGGAAATCGAAGAAAAGACAAACGGCGCCTGGGTCCCAAGCAAAGGGACTCTCTATCCCATCCTCACCCATCTCGAGGAGGAGGGGCTCATCATCGTCGTGGAAACGGGCCCGCGCTCGAAGAAAATGTGCCGGACCACCGAAAAAGGCAGGGAGATCCTCCGGTATGTGAGGGAGGAGCGGCACCGTCAACGGGAAAAATTTCTCCTCCTCCGGGACCTGCATATGGAGGTCTTCGGAGAAGACCGGACGAACCTCGGGGAGGCGCTCTGGCAGATGAGAGATGCCATCGACCATATCCCCGCCGACACCACAGAGGCAGCAGTACGAATGATCAACGAATGCACAGAACAACTCAGGAGACTCGCCAGGGATGACAGCGATTCATGTTGA
- a CDS encoding fasciclin domain-containing protein produces the protein MKSLTLLGIIVVMAAVLVAGCTTPEEPEATPTPTPMPKTIIETAQDAGSFTTLIAAVEAAGLTGTLSGEGPFTVFAPTDDAVDKLPEGTVATLLGDPEGDLKDILLYHVVAGELMAEDVASQPDAMTLLGKRLRFDTTEGVMVDGAQVVTADIVCSNGVIHVIDAMMLPKGNIVETAVADGRFTTLVTAVQAAGLDGALSDETKDYTVFAPTDDAFAALPAGTVEGLLEEPEGALTDILLYHVAEGRLMAADVISTETIETLQGSPLTIDTAEGVKVNGAAILVTDVECSNGVIHVIDAVLIPPES, from the coding sequence ATGAAATCACTGACATTGCTGGGTATCATAGTGGTGATGGCGGCGGTGCTTGTCGCCGGGTGTACAACTCCCGAAGAGCCGGAGGCGACGCCGACACCCACACCCATGCCCAAAACGATCATTGAAACTGCACAGGATGCAGGGTCGTTTACGACGCTCATTGCGGCGGTCGAGGCGGCGGGACTGACAGGAACGCTCTCCGGGGAAGGGCCGTTCACCGTCTTTGCACCGACCGATGATGCGGTTGACAAACTTCCCGAGGGAACGGTTGCGACGCTCCTCGGGGACCCTGAAGGGGATCTCAAGGACATCCTCCTCTACCATGTGGTAGCGGGAGAACTGATGGCAGAGGATGTGGCATCACAGCCGGATGCAATGACGCTTCTCGGCAAACGGCTCCGGTTTGATACGACAGAGGGGGTAATGGTCGACGGAGCCCAGGTCGTCACGGCAGATATCGTCTGCAGCAACGGCGTCATCCATGTCATCGATGCGATGATGCTGCCGAAGGGCAACATCGTGGAGACGGCGGTCGCTGACGGAAGGTTCACCACGCTCGTCACGGCAGTTCAGGCGGCAGGGCTTGACGGCGCCCTGAGCGATGAAACAAAGGACTACACGGTCTTTGCGCCGACGGATGACGCCTTTGCGGCGCTGCCCGCTGGAACGGTGGAAGGGCTCCTTGAAGAGCCGGAAGGAGCGCTCACGGACATCCTGCTCTACCACGTGGCGGAAGGACGGCTCATGGCGGCGGATGTCATCTCCACTGAAACCATCGAGACGCTCCAGGGAAGTCCCCTCACCATCGATACCGCGGAGGGTGTCAAGGTCAATGGGGCGGCCATCCTCGTCACCGATGTCGAGTGCAGCAATGGTGTCATTCATGTGATCGATGCCGTCCTGATTCCGCCCGAATCCTGA
- a CDS encoding NAD(P)-dependent malic enzyme: MNTEEAERYYTEALDLHERHHGKIAVSVKVPMETKDDLSRAYTPGVAGVCRAIEKDPSLAYRYTLKGNSIAIISDGSAVLGLGNIGGVAAIPVMEGKAAIFREFAGIDAFPICFDRYFPDIIESIRHIAPVFGGINLEDIAAPRCFEIEEELQDLGIPVMHDDQHGTAITVLAALINACRVTGKEYEDLRVVISGAGAAGYAIARLLCCIGYRQGICRRVGAIIVCDRQGIIHRQRRGLYDNKYKFILADETNREGMAGTLTDAVEGADVFIGVSAPGLLSADMVRHMNDDPVIFALANPVPEILPDEARRGGARIVATGRSDLPNQINNALAFPGVFRGALDARAPRISDEMKVAAAHGLAGYLHAPSEEHLLPFVTDRGVARAVADVVMEAAENETGH, translated from the coding sequence ATGAATACCGAAGAGGCAGAGAGATACTATACAGAGGCGCTTGACCTGCACGAACGCCACCATGGAAAGATTGCCGTCAGTGTCAAGGTGCCGATGGAAACGAAGGATGACCTGTCCCGGGCCTATACCCCCGGCGTTGCCGGGGTCTGCCGGGCCATCGAAAAAGATCCCTCGCTTGCCTACCGGTATACGCTGAAAGGCAATTCCATTGCGATCATAAGCGATGGTTCTGCTGTCCTCGGGCTGGGAAATATCGGTGGTGTTGCCGCAATACCCGTCATGGAGGGGAAAGCGGCAATATTCAGGGAATTTGCCGGTATCGATGCATTTCCCATCTGTTTTGACCGGTATTTTCCCGATATTATCGAATCCATCCGGCATATTGCCCCGGTCTTCGGGGGCATCAACCTCGAAGATATTGCCGCCCCGCGGTGTTTTGAAATCGAGGAAGAACTGCAGGATCTCGGCATTCCGGTCATGCACGATGATCAGCACGGGACGGCGATTACCGTTCTTGCCGCCCTGATAAACGCATGCCGCGTCACCGGGAAAGAGTATGAGGATCTCAGGGTCGTCATCTCCGGCGCCGGGGCTGCGGGATATGCCATTGCCCGGCTCCTCTGCTGTATCGGGTACCGACAGGGTATCTGCCGAAGGGTAGGCGCAATTATTGTGTGTGACCGGCAGGGCATCATTCACCGGCAGAGAAGAGGGCTCTATGATAACAAGTACAAATTCATCCTCGCCGACGAGACCAACCGTGAAGGGATGGCGGGGACACTCACCGATGCCGTCGAAGGAGCGGATGTATTCATCGGGGTGTCTGCCCCGGGACTTCTCAGTGCAGACATGGTGCGGCACATGAACGATGATCCTGTCATTTTTGCCCTTGCAAACCCCGTTCCCGAGATTTTGCCGGACGAAGCACGACGCGGAGGAGCCCGGATCGTCGCCACCGGGAGGAGCGATCTCCCGAACCAGATCAACAATGCCCTTGCCTTCCCGGGAGTCTTCCGCGGTGCCCTCGATGCCCGTGCACCCCGCATCTCCGATGAAATGAAGGTTGCAGCGGCCCATGGCCTTGCCGGGTATCTGCATGCACCGTCTGAAGAACACCTGCTGCCCTTTGTGACGGATCGCGGGGTCGCCCGGGCGGTGGCGGATGTGGTGATGGAAGCGGCAGAAAATGAAACGGGGCACTAG
- a CDS encoding PAS domain S-box protein, with protein sequence MKRILLVDDEPALLEIGKIFLEKTGDMQVISATNAPDALELLSSEPFDAIISDYEMPGMNGIEFLQAVRTNDPHIPFIIFTGRGREEVAIEAINSGADFYLQKGGAPKAQFAELVHKINQGVRRRTSEKKNAHLNSVLLAIRNVHQLISMEKDPDQLIHRVCELLTETRGYHHVWIGLSDESLPFVKFAESGIGTDFVHFREEIIEGRFPSCMKKALNTGGLVMYDKPEVTCSSCPLYAEHRYMSNMIVRIMSRGRMFGVISASLPKQFAEDEDERKLFADLADDLAFAFHAMESAEKQRTAEAALQRSEELYRTLFETTGTATVILEDDLTVSHANREMARLSGYPLSNIERKIKWTSVVCEKDLPRLMEYTRLRHIDPAGVPNNYEFSIKSASGQIIDVFGTVALIPGTRQTVVSIMDLRKLKEAEGALQEMTLIKENAIESSPTAISILDPEGNLTYVNRAFRKMWGYDAEEDLTGQRGKVIMLAEEGKSEEMAEFWKTGSVIGEYEVKKKDGTPFFIHISAKIVKTQDGNPLFIIASMIDITDTRNYREALQRANEKLNLLSDITRHDILNHLTALLGYLELMKDVTQDEAPAYIAKVEDLAKTIETQISFTSDYQHMGVLAPRWQRIDHIVNEVSTESGLSSLEIISATGPLEVYADPLLTKVFVNLIDNALRHGEHVSRITISFHTTPAGGVLTIEDNGKGVPARLKTKIFDRGFGRNTGYGLFLVRAILDITGIAIHETGTEGEGARFEISMGPDLFRFA encoded by the coding sequence ATGAAACGGATCCTTCTTGTTGATGACGAGCCGGCACTGTTGGAGATCGGGAAAATTTTTCTCGAGAAAACAGGGGATATGCAGGTGATATCGGCCACGAATGCACCAGATGCTCTGGAACTGCTCTCGTCAGAACCGTTCGACGCCATCATTTCCGATTACGAGATGCCGGGAATGAACGGCATAGAATTTCTTCAGGCAGTCCGTACAAATGACCCGCATATCCCGTTCATCATATTTACCGGGAGAGGCCGCGAAGAGGTGGCCATCGAGGCCATAAACAGCGGTGCAGATTTCTATCTCCAGAAAGGAGGGGCTCCGAAAGCACAGTTTGCCGAACTGGTCCATAAGATCAACCAGGGGGTGCGGCGACGTACATCGGAGAAGAAAAACGCTCACCTCAACAGCGTTCTTCTCGCCATAAGAAACGTTCACCAGCTGATCAGTATGGAGAAGGATCCTGATCAGCTCATACACCGGGTCTGTGAACTGCTGACGGAAACACGAGGATACCATCATGTATGGATCGGACTCTCCGATGAATCGCTCCCCTTCGTGAAATTTGCAGAATCGGGCATCGGAACTGATTTTGTCCATTTCAGGGAGGAGATCATAGAGGGCAGGTTTCCCTCATGCATGAAAAAGGCCCTGAATACAGGGGGGCTCGTCATGTACGACAAACCCGAAGTTACCTGTTCCTCGTGCCCGCTCTATGCCGAGCACAGGTACATGAGCAATATGATCGTCAGGATCATGAGCAGGGGTCGCATGTTCGGGGTCATATCGGCATCCCTCCCGAAACAATTTGCAGAAGACGAGGATGAGCGTAAACTCTTTGCAGATCTGGCAGACGACCTTGCCTTCGCCTTCCACGCCATGGAGTCGGCTGAAAAACAGAGAACGGCCGAGGCAGCCCTCCAGCGCTCGGAAGAACTCTACCGGACCCTCTTTGAGACGACCGGCACGGCGACGGTAATCCTTGAAGACGACCTCACCGTCTCCCACGCCAACAGGGAAATGGCCCGGCTCTCGGGATACCCGCTTTCCAATATCGAACGGAAGATCAAATGGACGTCCGTGGTTTGTGAAAAGGATCTTCCCCGGCTCATGGAATATACCCGTCTTCGCCATATCGACCCCGCAGGTGTCCCGAATAACTACGAATTTTCAATAAAAAGTGCCAGCGGCCAGATTATTGATGTCTTTGGCACGGTAGCCCTCATCCCCGGAACCCGCCAGACCGTTGTGTCAATCATGGACCTGCGCAAACTTAAGGAGGCGGAAGGGGCCCTGCAGGAGATGACCCTTATCAAGGAGAATGCCATCGAATCCTCCCCCACGGCCATATCCATCCTCGACCCCGAGGGAAACCTTACCTACGTGAACAGGGCATTCAGAAAGATGTGGGGATATGATGCGGAAGAAGACCTGACAGGACAGAGGGGAAAGGTCATCATGCTCGCAGAGGAGGGAAAATCAGAGGAAATGGCAGAGTTCTGGAAGACGGGTTCGGTCATCGGAGAATACGAGGTGAAGAAAAAAGACGGAACGCCCTTTTTCATCCATATATCTGCAAAGATTGTGAAAACACAGGATGGGAATCCGCTCTTCATCATCGCTTCGATGATCGATATCACCGACACCAGGAACTACCGTGAAGCCCTGCAGCGGGCAAATGAGAAGCTCAATCTCCTCTCCGACATAACCCGCCACGACATCCTGAATCACCTCACGGCCCTTCTCGGCTACCTCGAGCTGATGAAGGACGTTACACAGGATGAAGCTCCGGCCTATATCGCAAAGGTTGAGGACCTTGCAAAGACGATCGAGACACAGATCTCGTTTACCAGCGACTACCAGCACATGGGGGTGCTTGCCCCCCGGTGGCAGCGTATCGACCACATCGTCAACGAGGTCTCGACCGAATCGGGCCTCTCCTCGCTGGAGATCATTTCCGCGACGGGTCCGCTGGAGGTCTATGCAGACCCGCTCCTCACCAAGGTCTTCGTCAACCTCATTGACAATGCCCTGCGCCATGGTGAGCATGTAAGCCGCATCACCATCTCATTTCATACGACACCTGCCGGTGGCGTCCTGACCATCGAGGACAATGGAAAAGGTGTCCCCGCAAGGCTCAAGACCAAAATATTTGATCGTGGATTCGGGCGCAACACAGGGTACGGACTCTTTCTGGTCCGGGCCATCCTCGACATCACCGGCATTGCCATTCATGAAACAGGAACGGAGGGAGAGGGAGCACGGTTTGAGATTTCCATGGGGCCCGATCTCTTCCGGTTTGCGTGA